One Thermosipho japonicus DNA window includes the following coding sequences:
- a CDS encoding type I CRISPR-associated protein Cas7 yields MFSKRCYGIFILKSENSNWNADFTKYPRRLPDENATIFATDKSAKYAIRKYFVDLGERVFVWRTFKENGQPKSLEETYKYWLEVLKDEVKKIKIKVKNKKTKKEKEEEVVDKKDFFNKFIDVKLFGITFAVGDEQMSITGPLQISYGVNRYNVNVPYVVDIASPFRNKENDMQTTLGNEIKNLKSYYVYDFVLNPRNLPEGMEISDNEIEKLKDALKKFATNLNTTSKIGTENALLLFVTLKEGSKLVLPTMKNLVDISESEVLDLSKISELLNKYRDEIETVEVYYNENICKVNGIGESWRKGDILL; encoded by the coding sequence ATGTTTTCAAAAAGATGCTATGGAATATTTATTTTAAAGAGTGAAAATAGCAATTGGAATGCCGATTTTACTAAATATCCAAGAAGACTTCCAGATGAAAATGCAACAATATTTGCAACTGATAAATCTGCTAAATATGCGATAAGGAAATATTTCGTTGATTTAGGAGAAAGGGTTTTTGTTTGGAGAACCTTTAAAGAAAATGGCCAGCCAAAATCTCTTGAGGAGACATATAAATATTGGTTAGAAGTTTTAAAAGATGAAGTGAAAAAGATAAAGATAAAAGTAAAAAATAAAAAAACTAAAAAGGAAAAAGAAGAGGAAGTGGTAGACAAAAAAGACTTTTTTAATAAATTTATAGATGTAAAATTATTTGGAATAACTTTTGCTGTTGGTGATGAGCAAATGTCGATTACAGGTCCTCTTCAAATAAGCTATGGAGTAAATAGATACAACGTTAATGTTCCCTATGTTGTAGATATTGCCTCACCTTTTAGAAACAAAGAAAATGACATGCAAACAACTCTTGGAAATGAGATAAAGAACTTAAAATCTTACTACGTTTATGATTTTGTATTAAATCCAAGAAATTTACCAGAAGGTATGGAGATTAGTGATAATGAAATTGAAAAATTAAAAGATGCATTGAAAAAATTTGCTACTAATTTAAATACAACTTCTAAAATTGGCACAGAAAATGCTTTGCTTTTGTTTGTAACTTTAAAAGAAGGTTCAAAATTAGTTCTTCCAACAATGAAGAATTTAGTTGATATAAGTGAAAGTGAAGTTTTGGATCTTTCAAAAATTTCAGAGTTATTGAATAAGTACAGAGATGAAATAGAAACGGTTGAAGTTTATTACAATGAAAACATCTGCAAGGTTAATGGAATAGGTGAGAGCTGGAGAAAGGGTGATATTTTACTTTGA
- a CDS encoding ABC transporter permease subunit: MSLKSYIITRIILALPMILILLVMIFFILRIIPGDPVLAILGGKAPLEVIEAKRHELGLDKPIVVQFFDYLKDVAKGDLGISTLTNRPVWSEIKDRFPATLELTIFSFIFALIIGIFWGAEAAWRKDKTLDISARVYSIFIYAVPVFWLGLMLQLLFGIYLRWLPVGGRLSPRVSLDIKTGLLLLDSILNWNWEAFWDVLKHLLLPGITLGLVISSIFLRMVRNNTVLMLSKDFVKAAKARGLKPKVILYGHAVRNAFVPIFTIMGMQFALLLAGAVLTETTFSWPGIGSYLVLKIKYRDFPAIQGTIIFFAIFVVIISIIIDIVNALVDPRVRY, from the coding sequence GTGTCCTTAAAAAGCTACATAATAACGAGAATAATATTAGCACTTCCAATGATTTTAATTCTTTTAGTAATGATATTTTTTATACTTAGAATAATTCCTGGTGACCCTGTTTTGGCAATTCTTGGTGGTAAGGCTCCACTTGAAGTAATTGAGGCGAAAAGGCATGAACTTGGTCTTGACAAACCTATAGTAGTTCAATTTTTCGACTATTTAAAAGATGTTGCAAAAGGTGATCTTGGAATTTCAACTTTGACTAATAGACCTGTCTGGAGCGAAATAAAAGATAGATTCCCAGCTACTTTGGAATTAACAATATTCTCTTTTATTTTTGCATTAATTATCGGAATTTTCTGGGGAGCTGAGGCTGCGTGGCGAAAAGATAAAACCTTGGATATTTCTGCAAGAGTTTATTCTATCTTTATATACGCTGTACCAGTTTTCTGGCTAGGATTAATGCTTCAACTGCTATTTGGAATCTATCTAAGATGGCTTCCAGTAGGTGGTAGATTATCTCCACGTGTAAGTTTGGATATAAAAACTGGTTTATTGTTATTAGACAGTATCCTTAATTGGAACTGGGAAGCTTTTTGGGATGTTTTAAAACACCTTCTTCTTCCTGGTATTACTTTAGGACTTGTTATTTCGAGTATTTTCTTAAGAATGGTACGTAACAACACTGTCTTAATGCTCTCAAAAGATTTTGTAAAAGCAGCAAAAGCAAGGGGCTTAAAACCAAAAGTTATTTTATATGGACACGCTGTAAGAAACGCATTTGTCCCAATTTTTACAATTATGGGTATGCAATTTGCATTGCTACTTGCAGGGGCAGTCTTAACTGAAACAACTTTTTCTTGGCCTGGAATTGGTAGTTATCTTGTTTTAAAAATAAAGTACAGAGACTTTCCAGCTATTCAGGGTACAATAATATTTTTTGCTATTTTTGTTGTGATTATAAGCATTATTATAGACATTGTTAACGCTTTAGTTGATCCTAGAGTAAGGTATTAA
- the cas6 gene encoding CRISPR-associated endoribonuclease Cas6, with protein sequence MRLKLEFISDDDIILPVGFNKYIQALIYNLFSIKLRKFVHEEGFRGKKKFSLFCFSSILERGKFFKNMKVFNFGKKISFFISSPVNMLMEDLVTNLFKGDEFMLGENKIYLSSAMAVIKNVSGNSIKVKALTPIEVHRTYKESGKNKTRYFTPFESEFAELINLNIKNKWEAFYKERLDKDIEIVPLFDDERYKSVVYYGFGEKRFVIEGWKGSYLLKGDKEILSFVYDTGLGSKNSQGFGFVE encoded by the coding sequence ATGAGGCTAAAGTTAGAATTTATTTCGGATGATGACATAATCTTGCCGGTTGGTTTCAACAAGTATATACAAGCATTAATTTATAATTTATTTAGTATAAAATTAAGAAAATTTGTTCATGAAGAAGGATTTAGGGGAAAGAAAAAGTTCTCACTCTTTTGTTTTTCATCTATTTTAGAAAGAGGAAAATTTTTCAAAAATATGAAAGTCTTTAATTTTGGAAAAAAGATAAGTTTTTTTATTTCATCTCCTGTTAATATGCTAATGGAAGATTTAGTTACGAATTTATTCAAAGGTGATGAATTTATGTTAGGTGAAAATAAAATATATTTATCATCAGCTATGGCTGTGATAAAGAACGTTTCTGGAAATAGTATTAAAGTAAAAGCTTTAACGCCAATTGAAGTTCATAGAACATATAAAGAAAGTGGAAAGAATAAGACTAGATATTTTACCCCATTTGAAAGTGAATTTGCAGAGTTAATAAACCTTAATATAAAGAACAAATGGGAAGCATTTTATAAGGAAAGGTTAGATAAAGATATTGAAATAGTTCCACTTTTTGATGATGAAAGATACAAGAGTGTTGTTTATTATGGTTTTGGTGAAAAAAGGTTTGTTATAGAGGGCTGGAAGGGAAGTTATCTATTAAAAGGAGATAAAGAAATTCTTTCTTTTGTATACGATACAGGGCTTGGTAGTAAAAATTCACAAGGATTTGGATTTGTAGAGTAA
- the cas5 gene encoding CRISPR-associated protein Cas5, whose translation MKAFCFDIKADMGFFKKNDSNARVFTTYNFIHKPAVLGIFGAILGYGGYDRDKKNNSIEYYEKLKNFKIAIKPLYRKPLKKTVVIFNNSSGLASQEPGGVLQAKEQIIVESLGYTIFVPFFETFSEDEKEIYEKLEYMVKNKYAEYPIYFGKNEFLAYFENYKSLNVEELERKEVVVNSLVKMKDVDFFVKTDEEEFGLFEDHKGEKSVTIIEELPYDFDENYMYVKDLFIFTDKELKIKNNESFWRTNDNEVIYVF comes from the coding sequence ATGAAAGCCTTTTGTTTTGATATAAAAGCCGATATGGGTTTTTTTAAAAAGAACGATTCAAATGCTAGGGTATTTACTACTTACAATTTTATTCATAAACCTGCAGTTTTAGGGATTTTCGGTGCAATTTTAGGATATGGTGGTTACGATAGAGATAAAAAAAATAATAGTATTGAATACTATGAAAAGCTTAAGAACTTTAAGATAGCAATAAAGCCACTGTATAGAAAGCCTTTGAAAAAAACGGTGGTTATATTTAACAATTCATCTGGCCTTGCATCACAAGAACCAGGAGGTGTACTTCAGGCAAAGGAACAAATTATTGTCGAAAGTTTAGGATATACAATTTTTGTCCCCTTTTTTGAAACATTTAGCGAAGATGAAAAAGAAATCTATGAAAAATTAGAATATATGGTTAAAAATAAATATGCAGAATATCCTATATATTTTGGAAAAAATGAATTTTTGGCATATTTTGAAAATTACAAATCACTTAACGTTGAAGAATTAGAAAGAAAAGAAGTAGTTGTTAACTCTCTTGTTAAAATGAAAGATGTTGATTTTTTTGTAAAAACCGATGAGGAAGAATTTGGTTTGTTTGAAGATCATAAAGGAGAGAAAAGTGTAACGATAATTGAGGAATTACCATACGATTTTGATGAAAATTATATGTATGTAAAAGATTTATTCATCTTTACAGATAAAGAGTTGAAAATAAAAAACAACGAAAGTTTTTGGAGGACAAATGATAATGAAGTTATTTACGTTTTCTAA
- the cas3 gene encoding CRISPR-associated helicase Cas3', producing MKLFTFSKSINDKMAHKNDEKFETFIEHVRKTEFYLKQLIEKHGIEEILKNLFYEFEINDSYIETVYEFIKYHDIGKLTEEFQSGLRLGDISITHSDIGFYTISSLLTDKVLSGKLKEKEFVFLLLISTVVSRHHSFLLDINESIYWNEEKEKYVSYILEFLETDNDKDRIINMTKSVFGKLNMKKMRKVIKIEFFLIYKLLNSLLITCDYLATMEFMKGVKFIPKIIDDDLKNEILENISSRKINGNFNPTIDEKIDKLRLMKKEEIFDLNTLRSVITAKIEKKFENSKKDVFFIEVPTGGGKTNISLRLVRKLLEKKKKVFYVIPYVNIIEQSFDYFSKFVPSEYITRYDHKYIDISNDENKEKSYTQTLFLNFPFVFTTHVGFFDMFFRNGKSDNFNFYQIANSVIILDEVQAYNPKFWNTLSNLFYYLSKYLNTTIIIMSATLPDFTKFIEKEDFVENLTPDVVDHKLFERANYVFLDKDVEGKILEEVNKSKKTLVVVNTIKESYRMYEKLKSKIDGEVYILNSTLLDLRKRELIEYIKKYDKEKPLVLVSTQSIEAGVDLDFDVGFRAFSILDSIIQTMGRVNRNARLKNAKLYLFDDGMWKRIYKSDEREKILEDNFSKFKSGNLSLNEFYSLTIEKLRRRLNAFTLDYFDYFKDLKFKYIDKELKLIEGDNFSLFVPLEIPLYKLNSIKNLLLEYKLISDKDEVLQGEKVWDAYINNDFNYVENHLFSKIFSLFVVSLYNYRVEGKSIKEILKEEMNGEFYFAKDFERYYSYDYGLNVEKFLELKSSREYDFL from the coding sequence ATGAAGTTATTTACGTTTTCTAAGTCCATAAATGATAAAATGGCTCATAAAAATGATGAAAAATTTGAGACTTTTATTGAACATGTTAGAAAAACAGAATTTTATTTGAAGCAATTAATAGAAAAACATGGTATTGAAGAGATATTAAAAAATTTATTTTATGAGTTTGAAATCAATGATTCATATATTGAAACTGTGTATGAGTTTATTAAATACCATGATATAGGAAAGTTAACTGAAGAATTCCAGAGTGGTTTAAGACTTGGAGATATTTCAATTACTCACAGTGATATAGGATTTTATACAATTTCTTCACTTTTGACAGATAAAGTGTTGTCAGGAAAGTTAAAAGAAAAGGAGTTTGTGTTTTTACTTCTTATTTCAACTGTGGTGTCAAGACACCACAGTTTTTTGTTAGATATTAACGAAAGTATTTATTGGAATGAAGAAAAAGAAAAGTATGTAAGTTATATTCTTGAGTTTTTAGAAACTGATAATGATAAGGATAGAATAATAAACATGACAAAAAGTGTTTTTGGTAAATTAAATATGAAAAAAATGAGAAAGGTCATCAAGATAGAATTTTTCTTGATTTATAAGCTATTGAATTCTTTACTTATTACTTGCGACTATCTTGCAACCATGGAATTTATGAAAGGTGTAAAGTTTATTCCAAAAATAATAGATGATGATTTGAAGAATGAAATTTTGGAGAATATATCCTCGAGAAAAATTAATGGAAATTTTAACCCAACTATAGATGAAAAGATTGATAAGCTTAGGCTAATGAAAAAAGAAGAAATTTTTGACTTAAATACTTTAAGAAGCGTCATAACTGCAAAAATTGAGAAAAAATTTGAAAACAGTAAAAAAGATGTATTTTTTATTGAAGTTCCAACAGGAGGTGGAAAAACAAATATTTCTCTGAGATTGGTTAGAAAGTTGTTGGAAAAAAAGAAAAAGGTGTTTTATGTAATACCTTACGTAAATATAATTGAACAAAGTTTCGATTACTTTTCCAAATTTGTTCCGAGCGAATATATAACAAGATATGATCATAAGTATATTGATATATCAAATGATGAAAACAAAGAAAAAAGTTATACTCAAACATTATTTTTGAATTTCCCATTTGTTTTTACGACTCATGTAGGATTTTTTGATATGTTCTTTAGAAATGGAAAGTCTGATAATTTTAATTTTTATCAAATAGCAAATAGTGTAATTATTTTGGATGAAGTGCAAGCGTACAATCCAAAATTTTGGAATACACTTTCAAATCTTTTTTATTATCTAAGTAAATATCTAAACACAACAATAATTATAATGAGTGCAACGCTTCCTGATTTTACAAAGTTTATTGAAAAAGAAGACTTTGTTGAAAATTTAACACCTGATGTTGTAGATCATAAATTGTTTGAAAGAGCAAATTATGTGTTTTTGGATAAAGATGTTGAAGGAAAAATTTTAGAAGAAGTAAATAAATCAAAAAAGACTTTGGTAGTTGTGAATACGATTAAGGAATCATACAGAATGTATGAGAAATTAAAGAGCAAAATAGATGGAGAGGTATATATTTTAAATTCGACTTTACTTGATCTAAGAAAAAGGGAGTTAATTGAATATATAAAAAAGTATGATAAGGAAAAGCCACTTGTGCTTGTTTCTACACAATCGATTGAAGCGGGTGTTGATCTTGACTTTGATGTAGGGTTTAGAGCATTTTCAATTCTTGATTCTATTATTCAAACCATGGGGCGTGTTAATCGAAATGCAAGGTTAAAAAATGCTAAATTATACTTGTTTGATGATGGAATGTGGAAGAGAATTTACAAAAGTGATGAAAGAGAAAAAATTTTAGAAGATAATTTTTCAAAGTTCAAATCGGGGAACTTAAGTTTAAATGAGTTTTATTCATTAACAATAGAAAAGTTAAGAAGAAGGTTAAATGCATTTACATTAGACTATTTTGATTATTTTAAGGATTTGAAATTCAAATATATAGATAAAGAATTAAAACTAATCGAAGGTGATAATTTTTCGCTTTTTGTACCTCTTGAAATTCCTTTGTACAAATTAAATAGTATAAAGAATTTATTGTTAGAATACAAATTAATATCTGATAAAGATGAAGTTTTACAAGGGGAAAAAGTATGGGATGCTTACATAAATAACGATTTTAATTACGTTGAAAATCACCTGTTTTCAAAAATATTTTCTTTATTTGTCGTTTCGCTTTATAACTATAGAGTTGAAGGAAAAAGCATAAAAGAAATATTAAAAGAAGAGATGAATGGTGAATTTTATTTTGCAAAAGATTTTGAAAGATATTATAGCTATGACTATGGTTTAAACGTTGAAAAATTTTTGGAATTAAAATCTTCTAGGGAGTATGATTTTCTATGA
- the cas1b gene encoding type I-B CRISPR-associated endonuclease Cas1b: MKETIYIFSAGTLKREDNSLVFITEENQKKHIPVENLKEIFVFGEVNLNKRLIEFLSKKEIMISFFNHYGFYVGSFYPREHYNSGFMILKQAQYYIDNEKRIYIAKKIVEGAARNSLKILRYYKNRGRKLDNHISEIEKNVEKIFRIEEIPKLMQVEGKIKKIYYESFNEIINSSGFKFTKRGRRPPIDRINALISFSNSLIYSIVLREIYATHLDPRIGYLHSTNFRRFSLNLDIAEIFKPIIGDRTIFSVINKNIIGVKDFEKSLNRVFLNDRGKRKFIEILEKRLNETVKLRKIGRNVSYRTLIRMELYKLEKHLLEDEVYEPLIMEW, from the coding sequence GTGAAGGAAACAATATATATTTTTTCAGCTGGAACGTTAAAAAGAGAAGATAATTCTTTAGTATTTATAACTGAAGAGAATCAAAAAAAGCATATTCCTGTTGAAAATCTAAAGGAAATTTTTGTTTTTGGAGAGGTAAATTTAAATAAAAGGCTTATTGAATTTCTTTCTAAAAAAGAAATCATGATTTCTTTTTTTAATCATTATGGGTTTTACGTTGGAAGTTTTTATCCAAGAGAGCATTATAATTCCGGATTTATGATTTTAAAACAAGCACAGTATTATATAGATAATGAAAAAAGAATCTATATAGCAAAAAAAATTGTAGAAGGTGCTGCAAGAAATAGTTTAAAGATTTTAAGGTATTACAAAAATAGGGGTAGAAAATTAGATAACCATATATCAGAAATAGAAAAAAACGTGGAAAAGATATTTAGAATAGAAGAAATACCTAAGTTGATGCAAGTTGAAGGAAAAATAAAGAAAATTTACTATGAATCTTTTAATGAAATAATAAATTCTAGTGGTTTTAAATTTACAAAGAGAGGAAGAAGGCCACCTATTGATAGGATAAATGCGTTGATAAGTTTTTCAAATTCTTTGATTTATAGCATAGTTTTAAGAGAAATTTATGCAACACACCTTGATCCTAGAATAGGTTATTTACATTCAACAAATTTTAGAAGATTTTCATTAAATTTGGATATTGCAGAGATTTTTAAGCCTATTATTGGTGATAGAACAATTTTTAGTGTTATTAATAAAAATATAATTGGAGTTAAAGACTTTGAAAAAAGCTTAAATAGAGTATTTTTGAACGATAGAGGTAAAAGAAAATTTATTGAAATTTTAGAAAAAAGATTGAATGAGACAGTGAAACTGAGAAAGATAGGAAGAAATGTGAGTTATAGGACGTTGATAAGAATGGAGCTTTATAAATTAGAAAAACATCTTTTAGAGGATGAAGTATATGAGCCTCTAATAATGGAGTGGTGA
- a CDS encoding peroxiredoxin, with translation MLEKGSMYIDFELVNTKLEKVKLSSLIGQKIVLVFYPGAFTSVCEKELCSFRDMMAKFNNLNAKVFGISVDSPFANKAFAEKNRLNFDLLSDFGGIVSRKYGGVHENFVGIKNYTVSKRAVYIIDEEGKIIYSWVSDDPGKEPSYNEVEEVIAK, from the coding sequence ATGTTAGAAAAAGGTAGTATGTATATTGATTTTGAACTTGTAAACACAAAACTTGAAAAGGTTAAACTTTCATCATTAATAGGGCAAAAAATAGTCTTAGTTTTCTATCCTGGGGCATTTACAAGTGTGTGTGAAAAAGAACTGTGTTCTTTTAGGGATATGATGGCAAAATTCAATAATTTAAATGCAAAAGTTTTTGGTATCAGTGTAGATTCACCTTTTGCAAACAAAGCGTTTGCCGAAAAAAACAGACTAAATTTTGATCTACTTTCTGATTTTGGTGGCATAGTTTCAAGAAAATATGGAGGAGTACACGAAAATTTTGTAGGAATCAAAAATTACACAGTTTCAAAAAGAGCGGTCTATATAATTGATGAAGAAGGAAAAATAATATATTCTTGGGTTTCAGATGATCCTGGTAAAGAACCTTCATACAATGAGGTAGAAGAGGTAATTGCAAAATGA
- the cas4 gene encoding CRISPR-associated protein Cas4 has protein sequence MITGSIIQAYLICKRQAWLLSRQLVGEQDSDFLAIGRLISQESYSRDKKEITINGGKVDIIRLENGEIKLVEVKKSSRMIKSAKFQLLYYMWKANVDYGEIRIPKEKKVIEVHMTDDARGELLNLMNEIEDIINRDKVPKAERKKYCKTCSFEYFCWS, from the coding sequence ATGATTACTGGAAGTATAATTCAAGCATACCTTATTTGTAAAAGACAAGCTTGGCTTCTTTCACGGCAGTTAGTAGGTGAGCAAGATAGTGATTTTCTTGCGATAGGTAGGCTTATTTCTCAAGAGTCGTATAGCAGGGATAAAAAAGAGATAACTATAAATGGTGGGAAAGTTGATATTATAAGGTTAGAAAATGGTGAGATTAAATTGGTTGAAGTAAAAAAATCATCGAGAATGATTAAAAGTGCTAAATTTCAGCTTTTGTATTATATGTGGAAGGCGAATGTAGATTATGGAGAGATTAGAATTCCAAAAGAAAAGAAAGTTATAGAAGTCCATATGACGGACGATGCTAGAGGGGAATTGTTAAATTTAATGAATGAGATAGAAGATATTATAAATAGAGATAAGGTTCCAAAAGCAGAGAGAAAGAAATATTGTAAAACGTGTTCTTTTGAATATTTTTGTTGGAGTTGA
- a CDS encoding ABC transporter substrate-binding protein — translation MKKFMIIIGLLLVVFSFASKDVIVVGTTDKIRTLDPANCYDYFSSNILQNILSGPVDYEIGTANIKPWLFESWDVSDDGLVYTFHIRKDAYFEDGTQIDANVFKYSFDRVMKLNGDPAFLLTDAVEKTEVVDKFTFRVTLKNKYSAFVSVLGYTVAFPVNPKVFPKDKFYEGAPSASGPYKITEWIRDVRLVLEENPKYFGPKPKTPKIIIQFYENAQQLRLALETGEVDIAYRHLDPRDILDLKNVPGIKVYLGPSPQIRYLVVNVKQKPFDNPLVRQAIALAVDRETIVNDIFVGLAKPLYSMVPAGMWSHEDVFPKRDLKAAVEILKVAGYTKDNPLVIDLWYTPSHYGTTEADVAQVLKESLEQTGVIKVNIKYAEWSTYVEYFLNGTMGLFLLGWYPDYLDPDDYLWPFLSINGAKSLGSFYENKNVEDLMTAARAATDQFSREMIYKLVQNIHAAEAPYIPLWQGSADCEAHDYIDGIVLEPTQIFRYYILERK, via the coding sequence ATGAAAAAATTCATGATTATCATCGGGTTGCTGCTTGTTGTATTTTCTTTTGCATCGAAAGATGTTATTGTAGTTGGAACAACTGACAAAATAAGAACGCTTGATCCTGCAAATTGTTATGATTACTTTTCGAGTAATATCCTTCAAAATATCTTATCTGGACCGGTAGATTATGAAATTGGAACAGCAAACATAAAACCGTGGTTATTTGAAAGTTGGGATGTTTCTGATGATGGACTTGTATATACATTCCATATAAGAAAAGATGCATATTTTGAAGATGGAACACAAATTGATGCAAATGTTTTTAAATATTCATTTGACAGGGTAATGAAACTCAATGGAGATCCTGCATTTTTATTAACTGACGCAGTTGAAAAAACAGAAGTTGTTGACAAATTTACTTTCAGAGTAACTTTAAAAAATAAATATTCAGCATTTGTTTCCGTGTTGGGTTATACAGTTGCATTTCCAGTGAATCCAAAAGTATTTCCTAAAGATAAATTCTATGAGGGAGCTCCATCTGCCTCTGGTCCTTACAAAATTACTGAATGGATCAGAGATGTAAGACTTGTATTAGAAGAAAATCCAAAATATTTTGGTCCAAAACCAAAAACACCAAAAATTATTATCCAATTCTATGAAAATGCACAACAATTAAGATTAGCACTAGAAACCGGAGAAGTCGACATAGCATACAGACACCTAGATCCAAGAGACATATTAGACCTTAAAAATGTACCTGGTATAAAAGTTTATCTTGGTCCAAGCCCACAAATAAGATACCTTGTTGTCAATGTAAAACAAAAACCATTTGATAATCCTCTTGTAAGACAGGCCATTGCACTTGCTGTTGATAGAGAAACTATAGTTAATGATATATTTGTAGGCCTTGCAAAACCGTTATATTCAATGGTTCCAGCTGGAATGTGGAGCCATGAAGATGTATTCCCAAAAAGAGATCTAAAAGCAGCCGTGGAAATTCTAAAGGTTGCAGGTTATACTAAGGACAATCCCCTTGTAATAGATCTCTGGTATACTCCATCTCACTATGGAACAACTGAGGCAGACGTTGCACAAGTATTAAAAGAATCTTTAGAACAAACAGGTGTTATAAAAGTAAATATAAAATATGCTGAATGGTCAACTTACGTTGAATATTTCTTAAATGGAACTATGGGTCTCTTCTTACTCGGTTGGTATCCAGACTACCTTGATCCAGACGATTATTTATGGCCATTCTTAAGTATTAACGGTGCAAAATCTTTGGGTTCATTTTACGAAAATAAAAATGTAGAAGATTTAATGACTGCTGCAAGAGCTGCTACAGACCAATTCTCACGTGAAATGATATACAAACTTGTTCAAAATATCCATGCAGCAGAAGCTCCTTACATTCCTCTCTGGCAAGGTTCTGCAGACTGTGAAGCACATGATTACATTGATGGAATTGTTCTTGAACCAACACAAATCTTCCGCTATTACATACTTGAAAGAAAATAA
- the cas2 gene encoding CRISPR-associated endonuclease Cas2, which translates to MFVILYYDVGVKRVSKMLKVCRKYLTWVQNSVFEGEISYSNLERLKSEIGRIIKDEDSVVIYVFNQMLYSKREVLGKDKKEETKFL; encoded by the coding sequence ATGTTTGTTATTCTATACTATGATGTTGGTGTAAAAAGAGTTTCAAAAATGCTTAAAGTGTGTAGAAAATATTTGACGTGGGTTCAGAATTCGGTCTTTGAAGGAGAAATAAGTTATTCAAATCTTGAACGTTTAAAAAGCGAAATAGGAAGGATTATAAAAGATGAGGATTCAGTAGTAATATACGTTTTTAATCAAATGTTGTACAGCAAAAGAGAAGTTTTAGGAAAAGATAAAAAAGAAGAAACAAAATTTTTATAG
- a CDS encoding PhzF family phenazine biosynthesis protein, producing the protein MNFYIVDAFTSEPFKGNPAGVVILEKDIPKNIKQLIASEVKFSETAFIKKISKNDFKIEYFTPVSEIDLCGHATIATFYVLKEKNLVFSNNKYNLHTNVGKLSILIENDLVLMEQAKPELGKVYDKDAITEILGINFEDLDERFKPQASYTGLWDLLIPIKKKETLLKLKPNLEKIKEFTKENNIVSFHLFTLDEREALANTRDFAPLYGINEEAATGTANGALLYYLYKNNIIDEKKVHKIIQGESMNRKSEIFGKIENEKVFIGGKAKIIIEGNLEV; encoded by the coding sequence ATGAACTTTTACATAGTAGATGCTTTTACTAGTGAACCTTTCAAAGGCAACCCTGCAGGTGTTGTTATTTTAGAAAAAGATATTCCAAAAAATATAAAGCAGCTTATTGCAAGTGAAGTTAAATTTTCTGAAACAGCTTTTATTAAAAAGATATCTAAAAATGACTTTAAAATAGAATATTTTACACCTGTTTCGGAAATTGATCTTTGTGGCCATGCAACAATTGCAACTTTTTATGTTCTCAAAGAAAAAAACTTAGTTTTTTCAAACAATAAATACAATCTACATACAAACGTTGGAAAACTAAGTATTTTAATAGAAAATGACTTAGTTTTGATGGAGCAAGCAAAACCTGAGCTTGGAAAAGTTTATGATAAAGATGCAATAACAGAAATATTAGGCATAAACTTTGAAGATTTAGATGAACGTTTTAAACCACAAGCTTCGTATACTGGACTATGGGATCTACTTATTCCAATAAAAAAGAAAGAAACATTACTTAAATTAAAACCAAATCTTGAAAAAATAAAAGAGTTCACAAAAGAAAACAACATTGTAAGTTTTCACTTATTTACTTTAGATGAAAGGGAAGCGCTTGCAAACACAAGAGATTTTGCACCATTATATGGAATAAATGAAGAAGCAGCAACTGGTACAGCAAATGGTGCATTGTTATACTATCTATACAAAAATAACATAATTGATGAAAAAAAAGTACACAAAATTATTCAAGGTGAATCAATGAACAGGAAATCGGAAATATTTGGAAAAATTGAAAATGAAAAAGTCTTCATAGGTGGGAAAGCAAAGATTATAATAGAAGGAAATCTGGAAGTTTAA